One window of the Clostridium sp. MB40-C1 genome contains the following:
- the minE gene encoding cell division topological specificity factor MinE, whose protein sequence is MDFFRFFSGKPSSKEVAKDRLKLILIHDRASISPELLDMMKSDILAVISKYVEIDDGTIDVRLTKEEEIEGGSPALIASIPIRKMKER, encoded by the coding sequence ATGGACTTTTTTAGATTTTTTTCAGGTAAACCTTCTTCGAAAGAAGTGGCGAAAGATAGATTAAAATTGATATTGATTCATGATAGAGCAAGTATCTCACCAGAACTTTTGGATATGATGAAGAGTGACATTTTAGCAGTTATATCTAAATATGTAGAAATAGATGATGGAACTATAGATGTACGTTTAACTAAAGAGGAAGAAATTGAGGGGGGCTCTCCAGCTTTAATAGCAAGTATTCCAATAAGAAAAATGAAAGAAAGATAA
- the rodA gene encoding rod shape-determining protein RodA: MLEKFKISKKLLRELDFGIIIASILIVLFSCVNIYSATFRKSGIYFSKLQLMWLLLGLVVIYIILLVDYTIIINYVPILYWGGIALLILNKFLIGGKRNGANSWIGIGSRAIQPSEFAKLGMILMLAKLINEMEGSINEPKNFFKIAGYAVLPMILIVTQPDMGMTMVTFFIALGIFFIAGLNLKVIFGGIGGIIGLIAIIWNSSLMKTYWKLRLKSFINPSAYDKGMSFQRNQSLMAIGSGKITGEGFTNGLQIASSNVPEAHTDFIFSVVGNEWGLLGSLLLLFLYGIMLYKFIGIAKNSKDAFGSIVTVGVISTFLFSILQNIGMTIGIMPVTGITLPLMSYGGSSMLTSFMSIGLVLNIGMRKKKINF, encoded by the coding sequence GTGCTTGAAAAATTTAAAATTAGCAAAAAATTATTAAGAGAATTGGATTTTGGGATAATAATAGCTTCTATACTTATAGTTCTTTTTAGTTGTGTAAACATATATAGCGCTACTTTTAGAAAATCAGGAATTTACTTTTCAAAACTTCAGCTAATGTGGCTATTATTAGGCTTAGTAGTGATATATATTATTTTATTGGTAGATTATACTATAATAATTAACTATGTTCCTATACTATATTGGGGTGGAATTGCACTGCTTATATTAAATAAGTTTCTTATTGGAGGTAAACGTAATGGTGCTAATTCATGGATAGGTATAGGATCTAGAGCTATTCAGCCTTCTGAATTTGCTAAGCTTGGCATGATATTAATGTTAGCCAAACTCATAAATGAGATGGAGGGCAGTATAAACGAGCCAAAAAACTTTTTTAAAATAGCAGGATATGCTGTTTTACCTATGATTTTAATAGTTACTCAACCAGATATGGGAATGACTATGGTTACATTTTTTATAGCTCTTGGTATTTTCTTTATTGCAGGGCTTAATTTAAAAGTTATATTTGGGGGAATTGGGGGGATTATAGGTCTCATAGCAATTATATGGAATTCCTCACTTATGAAAACTTATTGGAAGCTTAGATTAAAATCATTTATAAATCCGTCAGCTTATGATAAAGGAATGAGTTTTCAAAGAAATCAATCTTTAATGGCTATTGGGTCAGGAAAGATAACTGGTGAAGGATTTACGAATGGACTTCAAATAGCTAGTAGTAATGTTCCAGAGGCTCATACAGATTTTATATTCTCAGTAGTAGGTAATGAATGGGGACTTTTAGGTTCATTATTATTATTATTTCTTTATGGTATTATGCTATATAAATTTATTGGTATAGCTAAGAATTCAAAAGATGCATTTGGATCTATAGTGACTGTAGGAGTTATTTCAACATTTTTATTTTCTATATTACAAAATATTGGCATGACTATAGGGATCATGCCAGTTACAGGAATAACTCTTCCTCTTATGAGTTACGGTGGAAGTTCCATGCTTACTAGTTTTATGTCTATAGGACTAGTTTTAAATATAGGTATGCGAAAGAAAAAAATTAATTTCTAG
- the mgsA gene encoding methylglyoxal synthase has protein sequence MRIALVAHDNRKEELIDLVKRYREVFKNHELFATGTTGKLINEKAELNVHRFLSGPLGGDQQIGARVATGEMDMIIFLRDPLTAQPHEPDVSALLRICDVHGVPLATNVGSAEVFVKALITKR, from the coding sequence ATGAGAATAGCATTAGTTGCACATGACAACAGAAAAGAAGAATTAATTGATTTAGTGAAAAGGTATAGAGAAGTATTTAAAAATCATGAGCTTTTTGCAACAGGTACTACTGGAAAACTTATAAATGAGAAAGCAGAGCTTAATGTTCACAGATTTTTATCTGGACCTTTAGGGGGAGATCAACAGATAGGAGCAAGAGTTGCTACAGGAGAAATGGACATGATTATATTTTTAAGAGATCCTTTAACGGCACAACCACATGAACCAGATGTTTCTGCACTTTTAAGAATTTGTGATGTTCATGGAGTTCCACTTGCTACAAATGTTGGAAGTGCTGAAGTTTTTGTAAAGGCACTTATTACAAAGAGATAG
- a CDS encoding NADH-dependent [FeFe] hydrogenase, group A6 produces MSLVTLTINGRKVQVDEGSSILKAAQKLNIHIPTLCHFKLHDDRTVNDPGSCRVCVVEVEGKKNLAPACSTPVVEGMVVKTNSIRAIKSRRAVVELYLSAHPKECLLCEKNMNCELQSLAAELGIREIRYEGKQLSYKTDNSSYSIIRNMNKCVLCRRCETMCNDVQKCNVLSAINRGFNTVIAPSFNDPMAETNCTFCGQCVAVCPTAALTEVNFIPNAWDAINDPDKIVVVETAPAIRAALGEEFDLEPGTLVTGKMVSALRELGFDYVFDTNFGADLTIMEEAAEFVHRLEHNGRLPMLTSCCPGWINLLEHRFSDLLDIPSTCKSPQQMFGTIAKTYFAEKINVPPEKIVVVSIMPCLAKKYEAARDEMHRDGIRDVDIVLTTREIAKMIKEAGIDFNSLEDDEFDNPLGESTGAADIFGASGGVMEAAVRTAYEWITKKSGPPLEFKSVRGYEGVKEASLKINDMEVKVAVTNGLGNASNLLELIREGKANYHLIEIMACPGGCIGGGGQPYIHGDTSILKKRIEALYKEDEHKQYRKSHENPSIQKLYKEFLGEPYGEKAHELLHTYYVKK; encoded by the coding sequence TTGAGTTTAGTAACTTTAACTATAAACGGTAGAAAGGTTCAAGTAGATGAAGGGAGTTCTATCCTTAAAGCTGCCCAAAAGCTTAATATTCATATTCCAACCTTATGCCATTTTAAACTTCATGATGATAGAACAGTAAATGATCCCGGTTCTTGTAGAGTTTGTGTAGTAGAAGTTGAAGGTAAAAAGAATCTTGCTCCTGCTTGCTCTACTCCAGTAGTAGAAGGAATGGTAGTTAAAACTAACTCTATCAGAGCTATAAAATCTCGAAGAGCTGTAGTTGAACTTTATCTTTCAGCTCACCCTAAGGAATGTTTATTATGTGAAAAAAACATGAATTGCGAGCTTCAATCCCTAGCTGCAGAGTTAGGAATTCGTGAAATAAGATATGAAGGCAAGCAACTAAGTTATAAAACTGATAACTCCAGTTATTCTATTATAAGAAATATGAACAAATGTGTCTTGTGTAGGCGATGTGAGACTATGTGTAATGATGTACAAAAATGTAATGTATTATCTGCTATAAATAGAGGTTTTAATACAGTTATCGCCCCTTCATTTAATGATCCTATGGCTGAAACAAATTGTACTTTCTGTGGTCAATGTGTAGCCGTTTGTCCTACTGCAGCTCTAACAGAAGTTAATTTTATACCTAATGCTTGGGATGCAATAAATGACCCTGACAAAATTGTTGTAGTAGAAACTGCTCCTGCTATAAGAGCAGCATTAGGAGAAGAGTTTGATCTAGAACCTGGAACCTTAGTTACTGGTAAAATGGTATCTGCTCTTAGAGAGTTAGGATTTGATTATGTATTTGATACTAACTTTGGAGCTGATTTGACTATAATGGAAGAAGCAGCTGAATTTGTACATAGGCTAGAACATAATGGAAGACTACCTATGTTAACAAGTTGTTGTCCTGGTTGGATAAATTTACTTGAACATCGTTTTTCAGATTTATTGGATATTCCTTCCACTTGTAAATCACCACAACAAATGTTTGGAACTATAGCTAAAACTTATTTTGCAGAGAAAATTAATGTTCCTCCTGAAAAAATAGTTGTAGTTTCAATTATGCCATGTCTCGCTAAAAAATATGAAGCTGCAAGAGATGAAATGCACAGAGATGGTATAAGAGATGTAGACATTGTATTAACTACTAGAGAAATTGCTAAAATGATTAAGGAAGCAGGAATTGATTTTAATTCTTTGGAAGATGATGAATTCGATAATCCACTTGGCGAATCTACAGGAGCTGCCGACATTTTTGGTGCTTCTGGTGGAGTAATGGAAGCAGCCGTACGTACTGCTTATGAATGGATTACTAAAAAATCTGGTCCTCCCCTAGAATTTAAATCTGTAAGAGGTTACGAGGGTGTTAAAGAAGCTTCTTTAAAAATAAATGATATGGAAGTGAAGGTGGCTGTAACAAATGGTCTTGGAAATGCTTCAAATCTTCTTGAATTAATAAGAGAAGGTAAAGCAAACTATCATCTTATAGAAATAATGGCCTGCCCTGGAGGATGTATAGGTGGCGGAGGTCAACCCTATATTCACGGAGATACCTCTATACTAAAAAAGAGAATTGAGGCATTATATAAAGAAGATGAACACAAACAATATAGAAAATCTCATGAAAATCCATCAATTCAAAAATTATATAAAGAATTTTTAGGTGAACCTTATGGTGAAAAAGCTCATGAGCTTCTTCATACTTATTATGTAAAAAAATAA
- a CDS encoding NADH-quinone oxidoreductase subunit NuoF yields MSKIKSFEELQKKHEEFKELLNLRHLSHEDEILVENKRCKREILVCGGTGCKASNSYEIIDSLENEIKNHELSDITTVHVTGCFGFCEKGPIVKILPDNVFYVQVKPENVKEIVESHLVKGKIVESLLYEEPTLKDKVKRQDEMSFYKKQYRIALRNCGLINPEDIKEAIAAQGYLALGKVLSSMTQDEVIKLISDSGLRGRGGGGFPTGKKWHFAKQNKADQKFIVCNADEGDPGAFMDRSILEGDPHSVLEAMAISGYAIGASKGFIYIRAEYPLAINRLKIAIKQAHEYGLLGNNILGSKFNFDIELKYGAGAFVCGEETALIHSIEGYRGEPSNKPPFPAEQGLWDKPTSVNNVETFANIPPIINNGVKWFTSIGTETSKGTKVFALAGKINNVGLVEVPMGTTLREIIFDIGGGIKDNRKFKAVQTGGPSGGCIPYSLLDTPIDYESLNSVGSMMGSGGMIVMDEDNCMVDIAKFYLEFTLDESCGKCTPCRIGNTRLYEILDRITEGKGTEQDLTNLKELGEIIKDTSLCGLGQTSPNPILSTMNYFMNEYEAHVKDKTCPAGTCKSLLRFEITDKCIGCTRCAKECPVTCIIGEVRKKHIIDQERCIKCGTCYEVCPVDAIIKK; encoded by the coding sequence TTGAGTAAAATTAAATCCTTTGAAGAACTACAAAAAAAACATGAAGAATTTAAAGAATTACTAAATCTAAGACATTTATCTCATGAAGATGAAATTTTAGTTGAAAACAAACGATGTAAAAGAGAAATTCTAGTTTGTGGAGGAACAGGATGTAAGGCTTCAAATAGCTACGAAATTATTGATTCTTTAGAAAATGAAATTAAAAATCATGAATTATCTGATATAACAACAGTTCATGTAACTGGATGTTTTGGTTTCTGTGAAAAAGGTCCTATAGTAAAAATACTTCCTGATAATGTTTTTTATGTTCAAGTTAAACCAGAAAACGTAAAAGAAATTGTTGAATCTCATTTAGTTAAAGGCAAAATTGTTGAAAGCTTATTATATGAAGAACCTACTTTAAAAGATAAAGTAAAAAGGCAAGATGAAATGTCTTTTTATAAAAAACAGTATAGAATCGCCCTTAGAAACTGTGGATTAATAAATCCTGAAGATATAAAAGAAGCTATAGCTGCCCAAGGCTATCTAGCACTAGGAAAAGTATTATCTTCTATGACTCAAGATGAAGTAATTAAATTAATAAGTGATTCAGGATTAAGAGGAAGAGGCGGCGGAGGATTTCCTACGGGTAAAAAATGGCATTTCGCAAAACAAAATAAGGCTGATCAAAAATTTATAGTATGTAATGCAGATGAGGGAGATCCAGGTGCTTTTATGGATCGTTCTATTTTAGAAGGAGATCCTCATAGTGTACTTGAAGCTATGGCAATTTCCGGTTATGCTATAGGCGCTTCAAAAGGATTTATATATATAAGAGCAGAATATCCTTTAGCTATAAATAGGCTTAAAATAGCTATAAAACAAGCTCATGAGTATGGCCTTCTTGGTAATAATATCTTAGGATCAAAATTTAATTTTGACATAGAACTAAAATATGGTGCAGGTGCCTTTGTTTGTGGAGAAGAAACTGCTTTAATTCACTCTATAGAAGGCTACCGTGGCGAACCTTCCAATAAACCTCCATTTCCAGCAGAACAAGGTTTATGGGATAAACCAACAAGTGTAAACAATGTAGAGACTTTTGCAAATATCCCACCAATAATAAATAATGGCGTAAAATGGTTTACTTCTATTGGCACAGAAACCTCCAAAGGAACAAAAGTTTTTGCCTTAGCAGGTAAAATTAATAATGTAGGTCTTGTAGAGGTACCTATGGGAACTACTCTAAGAGAGATTATCTTTGACATAGGAGGAGGAATAAAAGATAATCGTAAATTTAAAGCTGTTCAGACTGGTGGCCCTTCCGGGGGTTGTATTCCTTATTCCTTATTAGATACTCCTATTGATTATGAATCATTGAACTCTGTAGGATCTATGATGGGATCAGGAGGAATGATCGTAATGGATGAGGATAATTGTATGGTTGATATTGCAAAATTCTATTTAGAATTCACTTTAGACGAATCTTGTGGTAAATGCACACCATGTAGAATAGGAAACACTCGTTTATATGAAATATTAGATAGAATAACTGAAGGCAAAGGAACAGAACAAGACCTAACAAATTTAAAAGAACTTGGGGAAATAATAAAAGATACTTCCTTATGTGGGCTTGGTCAAACCTCTCCAAATCCTATATTAAGTACTATGAACTACTTTATGAATGAATATGAAGCTCACGTAAAGGATAAAACTTGCCCTGCTGGAACCTGTAAAAGCCTATTAAGATTTGAAATAACAGATAAATGTATTGGCTGCACAAGATGTGCTAAAGAATGTCCTGTAACTTGCATAATAGGAGAAGTTAGAAAAAAACATATTATTGATCAAGAAAGATGTATCAAATGTGGCACTTGTTACGAAGTTTGCCCTGTTGATGCAATAATAAAAAAATAG
- the nuoE gene encoding NADH-quinone oxidoreductase subunit NuoE encodes MCSNEIKEDKFKKLDQFIDKVPNDQSSLIEVLHEAQHIFGYLPDDVQSYIAYKLNVPVPKVYGVVTFYSYFTTKPRGKYVINICMGTACFVKGANLILEEFERELNIKAGETTEDGTFTIEVLRCVGACGLAPVVTVNDKVYGHFKKEDVRKVIESYSEKEV; translated from the coding sequence ATGTGCTCAAATGAGATAAAAGAAGATAAATTCAAGAAATTAGATCAATTTATAGATAAAGTTCCTAACGACCAAAGTTCTTTAATCGAAGTTCTTCATGAAGCTCAACATATTTTTGGGTACCTTCCCGACGATGTACAAAGTTATATAGCCTACAAATTAAATGTGCCCGTTCCTAAGGTATATGGTGTAGTAACTTTCTACTCTTATTTTACAACAAAACCTAGAGGAAAGTATGTAATAAATATATGTATGGGAACAGCTTGTTTTGTAAAAGGTGCAAATTTAATTTTAGAAGAATTTGAAAGAGAATTAAATATAAAGGCTGGTGAAACTACTGAAGATGGTACCTTTACTATTGAAGTTCTAAGATGTGTTGGTGCTTGTGGTCTTGCTCCTGTAGTTACAGTAAATGATAAAGTTTATGGACATTTTAAAAAAGAAGATGTGAGAAAAGTAATTGAATCTTATTCAGAAAAGGAGGTTTAA
- the pssA gene encoding CDP-diacylglycerol--serine O-phosphatidyltransferase: MLKIKNAIPNMFTLGNLAFGILSLIMSFQENYRLACYFIIISAIMDRYDGRLARRFNVSSDLGKELDSLADLISFGVAPSILVFNVNSFSQLGFSGYLLALIFPIAGAYRLARYNITDFDGSFSGIPITIAGMLLSIYTLLTLNSATNSPTHNQIPALLLLILSYLMVCNIKIKKL, encoded by the coding sequence ATGTTAAAAATAAAAAATGCTATACCCAATATGTTTACTTTAGGTAATCTAGCTTTTGGAATTTTATCATTAATTATGAGTTTTCAAGAAAATTATAGACTAGCATGTTATTTTATAATAATTTCAGCTATTATGGATAGATATGATGGACGATTAGCGCGACGTTTTAACGTCTCTAGTGATCTTGGTAAGGAACTGGATTCTTTAGCTGATCTTATATCATTTGGAGTAGCACCTTCTATCCTAGTATTTAATGTTAATAGCTTTAGTCAACTTGGATTTTCAGGATATTTATTGGCTTTAATTTTCCCTATTGCAGGAGCTTATAGATTAGCCAGGTATAATATTACTGATTTTGATGGTTCGTTTTCAGGAATTCCTATAACTATTGCTGGTATGCTTTTATCTATATATACTTTATTAACTTTAAATAGTGCAACAAATAGTCCAACCCATAATCAAATACCTGCTTTACTTTTATTAATTTTATCTTATCTTATGGTATGCAATATAAAAATTAAAAAACTATAA
- a CDS encoding HAMP domain-containing sensor histidine kinase — translation MIRKKNKKRKRKIANLLLRNYVFLYFLMTFILVVCLIIIMYVTSISIKNIDQARIVATHLMKDDYKTIDVSKIVEVNGFIEIIDKNLNVIYKRGNTPYNKKKYTRKDYHEMILSHQDAFEYEDDYIYSFAYNKNKEFLLVVGIPSKNLQSLYTKDSKFKPNIILKSILFFYLITLVLGILLYSRLTSKNFVTPLKIILNGVKRITDGDYSTRISLKSENEFGELSEAFNLMAAKIEEETNLKEKSEKNRRKLIMDISHDLKNPLASVIGYSDLLIKNPSIDEKERIKFLSVIENNSIRANNLIKDLFEYSKLESTDFSISLQKGDICEFLRELIAVYIPQMEEKDMHYDFDIPEEGIIIQFDYKNLDRAISNLILNSIKYNPLGTTLKIEVENMEDKINIILEDNGIGIPKELVKDIFEPFVRVDSSRNSKSGGTGLGLAITKTIIEKHGGTLRLDTDKGKGCKFTIILKKPMF, via the coding sequence ATGATAAGAAAAAAAAATAAGAAAAGAAAAAGAAAAATTGCAAATCTACTATTAAGGAATTATGTTTTTCTTTATTTTTTAATGACTTTTATACTTGTAGTATGCTTAATAATTATTATGTATGTTACTAGTATTTCAATAAAAAATATAGATCAAGCAAGAATAGTAGCTACTCATCTTATGAAAGATGACTATAAAACTATAGATGTTTCAAAAATAGTAGAAGTTAATGGATTTATTGAAATAATCGACAAAAACTTAAACGTTATATATAAACGAGGTAATACTCCTTACAATAAAAAGAAGTATACCAGAAAAGATTATCATGAAATGATTCTATCTCACCAAGATGCTTTTGAATATGAGGATGACTATATATATAGCTTTGCTTATAATAAAAATAAAGAATTTTTATTAGTAGTAGGTATTCCTAGTAAAAACCTACAATCTTTATATACCAAAGATTCTAAATTTAAGCCAAATATCATATTAAAATCAATATTGTTTTTCTACCTTATAACTCTTGTTCTTGGAATACTACTTTATTCTAGACTAACTTCGAAGAATTTTGTAACTCCTCTTAAAATAATATTAAATGGTGTAAAAAGAATTACAGATGGAGATTACTCAACTAGAATTTCTCTAAAATCTGAAAATGAATTTGGAGAATTAAGTGAAGCTTTTAACTTAATGGCTGCTAAAATCGAAGAGGAAACTAATTTGAAAGAAAAATCAGAAAAAAACAGGAGAAAACTAATCATGGATATATCTCATGATTTAAAAAATCCACTTGCTAGTGTTATTGGATATTCTGATTTATTAATTAAAAATCCTAGCATTGACGAAAAAGAAAGAATTAAATTTCTATCAGTTATTGAGAACAACAGTATAAGGGCTAATAACCTAATCAAAGATTTATTTGAATACTCTAAGCTAGAAAGTACTGATTTTAGCATATCACTACAAAAAGGTGACATATGCGAGTTTTTAAGAGAATTAATAGCTGTATATATACCTCAAATGGAAGAAAAGGATATGCATTATGATTTTGATATACCAGAAGAAGGAATTATAATACAATTTGATTATAAAAACTTAGACAGAGCTATAAGTAACCTTATACTAAATAGTATAAAATATAATCCTTTAGGGACAACACTAAAAATCGAAGTAGAAAATATGGAAGATAAAATTAATATAATTTTAGAAGATAATGGGATAGGAATACCAAAAGAACTTGTTAAAGACATATTTGAACCTTTTGTAAGAGTAGATTCCTCAAGAAATTCTAAGAGCGGTGGCACCGGTTTAGGACTTGCCATAACAAAAACAATAATAGAAAAGCATGGCGGAACCCTTCGTCTTGATACAGACAAAGGTAAAGGCTGTAAATTCACCATTATTTTAAAGAAGCCCATGTTTTAA
- a CDS encoding response regulator transcription factor, with product MNILIAEDEQDIRELLELHLSKEGYTIYQAENGIEALKIFDSEHIDLALLDVMMPYIDGFKVLKKIRSTSEIPVIFLTARVEDTDKILGLGLGADDYIVKPFSPIEVIARVAAQLRRYYKYTNGHINSTLAIGDLKLDKESFTLYKNDKVVDLNPKEYKILELLMENPGKVYTKKQLYEAVWQDPYYGDDNTIMVHISHLRDKIEDIPKSPKHLKTVRGIGYKLENIK from the coding sequence ATGAATATTTTAATTGCAGAAGATGAACAAGATATAAGAGAACTTTTAGAACTTCATTTAAGCAAAGAAGGTTACACTATATATCAAGCTGAAAATGGTATTGAAGCTTTGAAAATTTTTGACAGTGAACATATAGATTTAGCCTTACTTGATGTTATGATGCCTTATATAGATGGATTTAAAGTATTAAAGAAAATAAGATCCACAAGCGAAATTCCAGTTATTTTTCTTACCGCAAGAGTAGAAGATACTGATAAAATTTTAGGACTAGGTTTGGGTGCAGATGATTATATAGTAAAGCCTTTTAGTCCCATTGAAGTAATAGCTAGAGTGGCTGCTCAACTCAGACGATATTATAAATACACTAATGGTCATATAAATTCTACACTTGCTATAGGTGATTTAAAGCTTGACAAAGAAAGTTTCACACTATATAAAAATGATAAAGTAGTAGATTTAAACCCCAAAGAATATAAAATTTTAGAATTGCTTATGGAAAACCCAGGTAAAGTATATACAAAAAAACAATTATATGAAGCTGTTTGGCAAGACCCATATTATGGTGATGACAATACTATAATGGTTCATATAAGTCATTTAAGAGACAAAATAGAAGATATTCCAAAGTCTCCTAAACATCTTAAAACGGTACGTGGTATAGGATATAAGTTGGAGAATATAAAATGA
- a CDS encoding class I SAM-dependent methyltransferase: MEKNYLTNSLNLGKELCMKKVMKGDIVVDATMGNGNDTVFLASLVGENGKVYAFDIQENALENTKEKIIKQNLNNQVKLIKDGHENIERYVKEEVKLVMFNLGYLPGKDKKVTTKADTTLIAIQKSLNILRKSGIIILIIYHGHKEGKEEKVLIENYIKNLDQKQYNVIQLSFVNQINNPPILIAIEKR; this comes from the coding sequence ATGGAAAAAAATTATTTAACAAATTCATTAAACTTGGGGAAGGAACTTTGCATGAAAAAAGTTATGAAAGGAGATATTGTAGTAGATGCTACTATGGGTAATGGAAATGATACAGTTTTTTTAGCTAGTCTTGTAGGAGAGAATGGGAAGGTGTATGCTTTTGATATTCAAGAAAATGCTTTGGAAAATACTAAAGAAAAGATTATAAAACAAAATTTAAATAATCAAGTTAAACTTATTAAAGATGGACACGAAAATATAGAAAGATATGTAAAGGAAGAGGTTAAGCTTGTTATGTTTAATTTAGGATATCTTCCTGGTAAAGATAAAAAAGTTACAACTAAAGCAGATACAACTTTGATAGCAATACAAAAATCACTTAATATATTAAGAAAAAGTGGAATTATTATTTTAATAATATATCATGGACATAAAGAAGGTAAAGAAGAAAAAGTATTAATAGAAAACTATATCAAAAATCTAGATCAAAAACAGTATAATGTAATTCAATTATCTTTTGTTAATCAGATAAATAATCCTCCGATTTTAATTGCTATTGAGAAAAGATAA
- a CDS encoding AI-2E family transporter, with translation MFNKRKDYINLVIAIVIAFIFIKIVDNYKFILDGIGRLISILTPFIYAFLIAYILNPLMSFLEKKFKMKRTVSMLVTYSLIISLIFFLLMGLVPKAVSNLADLIESLPQLTYKTEKWVNDLTANVDILNKVKVKFLNEFASLIPKMTNILSITLNTVFMKTVSITVSLVNIIFGLIISIYVLYDKELFIENTRKFIYIVLKKQRGDSVINFFGHVHEMIGTCIGTKAIDSFIIAVICFIGITILKSPYTIIITIVVGVTNMIPYFGPFVGMITAFIINLFFNPIVAVKILIFLFLLQQFDAWYLDPKLIGNKVGLSPFLMILAITLGGSFFGVLGMFLAAPTMAVIKIYVDKFMMKYGDINSN, from the coding sequence TTGTTTAATAAAAGGAAAGACTATATAAATTTAGTAATTGCGATAGTTATAGCGTTTATTTTTATAAAGATAGTAGATAATTATAAATTCATTTTAGATGGAATAGGTAGACTTATCTCTATACTAACTCCATTTATATATGCATTTTTAATAGCATATATTTTAAATCCACTTATGTCTTTTCTAGAGAAGAAATTTAAGATGAAAAGAACAGTAAGTATGCTAGTTACTTATTCTTTGATAATTAGTCTTATATTCTTTTTATTAATGGGATTAGTACCAAAAGCAGTATCCAATTTAGCTGATTTAATAGAAAGCTTACCACAGCTTACTTATAAAACAGAGAAATGGGTAAATGATTTAACAGCAAATGTAGATATTTTAAATAAAGTAAAAGTAAAATTTTTAAATGAATTTGCTTCACTTATTCCTAAAATGACCAATATTCTTAGTATTACTTTAAATACAGTTTTTATGAAGACAGTATCTATTACAGTTTCTTTAGTGAATATAATATTTGGACTAATAATATCTATTTATGTGCTTTATGATAAAGAATTATTTATAGAAAACACGAGAAAATTTATATATATAGTCTTAAAGAAACAGAGAGGCGACAGTGTTATAAATTTTTTTGGACATGTACATGAGATGATCGGAACTTGTATAGGAACAAAAGCAATAGACTCATTTATAATAGCAGTTATTTGCTTTATTGGAATAACAATTTTAAAGTCGCCTTATACTATAATAATAACCATAGTTGTTGGAGTTACAAATATGATACCTTATTTTGGACCATTTGTAGGTATGATAACAGCATTTATAATAAATTTATTTTTTAATCCTATTGTAGCTGTAAAAATTTTAATATTTTTATTTTTACTTCAACAATTTGATGCATGGTATCTAGATCCTAAATTAATAGGAAATAAGGTTGGATTAAGTCCATTTTTAATGATTTTAGCTATAACATTAGGTGGAAGTTTTTTTGGCGTTTTAGGCATGTTTTTGGCAGCACCGACTATGGCTGTGATAAAAATTTATGTTGATAAATTTATGATGAAATATGGTGATATAAATAGTAATTAG